Proteins encoded by one window of Chromobacterium violaceum ATCC 12472:
- the fdxH gene encoding formate dehydrogenase subunit beta: MPLQSLDIHRRSASPTESPKVRQTLEVAKLIDTSTCIGCKACQVACSEWNDIREEVGHNIGVYDNPTDLSAKAWTVMRFAEEESNGKLEWLIRKDGCMHCADPGCLKACPSPGAIVQYSNGIVDFHQENCIGCGYCIAGCPFNIPRISKEDNKAYKCTLCSDRVAVGLEPACVKTCPTGAIQFGSKEDMKEVAAERVADLKRRGYQHAGLYDPQGVGGTHVMYVLHHADKPEQYSGLPNNPEISPTVQLWKGLLKPLATIGIAAAGLFGFLHYITVGPNRADDEAESETREEDKQ, from the coding sequence ATGCCATTGCAATCCCTGGATATCCACCGCCGCTCCGCCAGCCCGACCGAAAGCCCCAAGGTCCGCCAGACGCTGGAAGTGGCCAAGCTGATCGACACCTCCACCTGCATAGGCTGCAAGGCCTGCCAGGTGGCTTGTTCCGAATGGAACGACATCCGCGAGGAAGTCGGCCACAACATCGGGGTCTACGACAACCCCACCGACCTGTCCGCCAAGGCCTGGACGGTGATGCGCTTCGCCGAGGAGGAAAGCAACGGCAAGCTGGAGTGGCTGATCCGCAAGGACGGCTGCATGCACTGCGCCGACCCCGGCTGTTTGAAAGCCTGTCCGTCGCCGGGCGCCATCGTGCAGTACAGCAACGGCATCGTCGACTTCCACCAGGAAAACTGCATCGGCTGCGGTTACTGCATCGCCGGCTGTCCGTTCAATATTCCGCGCATCAGCAAGGAAGACAACAAGGCTTACAAGTGCACGCTGTGCTCGGACCGCGTCGCCGTCGGCCTGGAGCCGGCTTGCGTCAAGACCTGTCCCACCGGGGCCATCCAGTTCGGCTCCAAGGAAGACATGAAGGAAGTGGCGGCGGAACGGGTGGCGGATCTGAAGCGGCGCGGCTATCAACACGCCGGCCTGTACGATCCGCAAGGCGTGGGCGGCACCCACGTGATGTACGTGCTGCACCACGCCGACAAGCCGGAACAGTACTCCGGCCTGCCGAACAACCCCGAAATCAGCCCCACCGTGCAGCTGTGGAAGGGCTTGCTCAAGCCGCTGGCGACGATAGGCATCGCCGCCGCCGGCCTGTTCGGCTTCCTGCACTACATCACCGTCGGGCCCAACCGCGCCGATGACGAAGCGGAAAGCGAAACCCGCGAGGAGGACAAGCAATGA
- the fdhE gene encoding formate dehydrogenase accessory protein FdhE: MTPTQPILPAEQIRAGDAPLMSLPVQRPPADLFSRRADRLLRLADGHAMAGFLRLCAAICQQQQALHDASRLDPRAALEKLAEALTPQLPVPAQAALDLLLAQDAAALSRLAERLINGDYPADGPLFAALPLLGAALQAQATRSVRQRPLPEPQSQEPRCPCCGGLPLASLLLRGDSGHAQRYVVCSMCSHAWPVGRVRCLSCGNSRDLHYYSLAARDYLPPEPDHQRPHQARGAREVEACDQCHGALKQISLLLDADAEAGADDLASLALDLLAGEAGYARIGFNPLFLPGDPA; this comes from the coding sequence ATGACCCCCACCCAACCCATCCTGCCGGCTGAGCAGATCCGCGCCGGCGACGCCCCGCTGATGAGCCTGCCCGTGCAGCGGCCGCCGGCCGACCTCTTCTCCCGCCGCGCCGACCGGCTGCTGCGATTGGCCGACGGCCACGCGATGGCCGGCTTTCTGCGGCTGTGCGCCGCCATCTGCCAACAACAGCAGGCGCTGCACGACGCGTCGCGGCTCGATCCGCGCGCCGCGCTGGAAAAGCTTGCCGAAGCCTTAACGCCTCAGCTTCCCGTGCCGGCGCAAGCCGCTTTGGATCTTTTGCTGGCGCAGGACGCCGCCGCGCTCAGCCGCCTGGCCGAGCGCCTGATCAACGGCGACTATCCGGCGGACGGTCCCTTGTTCGCCGCGCTGCCGCTGCTGGGCGCCGCGCTGCAGGCGCAGGCCACCCGCAGCGTCCGCCAGCGGCCGCTGCCGGAGCCGCAAAGCCAGGAGCCGCGCTGCCCATGCTGCGGCGGCCTGCCGCTAGCCTCGCTGCTGCTGCGCGGCGACAGCGGCCACGCCCAACGCTACGTGGTATGCTCGATGTGCAGCCACGCCTGGCCGGTGGGCCGGGTGCGCTGCCTGTCCTGCGGCAACAGCCGGGATTTGCATTACTACTCGCTGGCGGCGCGCGACTACCTTCCGCCGGAGCCCGACCATCAACGCCCGCACCAGGCGCGCGGCGCGCGCGAAGTGGAAGCCTGCGATCAATGCCACGGCGCGCTGAAACAGATCTCGCTGCTGCTGGACGCCGACGCGGAGGCCGGCGCCGACGACCTGGCCAGCCTGGCGCTGGATCTGCTGGCCGGCGAGGCCGGTTACGCCCGCATCGGCTTCAATCCGCTGTTCCTGCCCGGCGACCCGGCCTGA
- the fdnG gene encoding formate dehydrogenase-N subunit alpha, with translation MQVTRRQLFKLTAAQLGASSLVAMGFAPQQALAEVRQFKLLGARETRNTCTYCSVGCGLILYGLGDGAKNAHGEIYHIEGDPDHPVSRGSLCPKGAGLLDFIHSPKRLKYPEVREPGSGEWKRIGWDEAISRIARLMKDDRDAHIVEKNAAGVPINRWLSTAMLTASAGSNETGIISQKFIRSLGIVATDAQARVCHGPTVSALASTFGRGAMTNSWVDIKNADFILVMGGNAAEAHPVGFKWAIEAKKTRGTRLIVVDPRYNRTASVSDLYLPIRVGSDIAFLGGVINWLIQHDKIHWDYVKAYTNAALIVRDDYRFDEGLFSGYDAAKGKYDKSSWNYELGDDGYAKTDPSLQHPRCVWQLLKQHYSRYTPEMVNTICGTPVDGFLQVCKELGETARPDKAGTILYALGWTQHTTGSQNIRTMAMIQLLLGNIGMPGGGVNALRGHSNIQGLSDLGLLSTQLPGYLTLPSEADHPDLATYLAKTTPKALQANQFNYWSNTPKFFVSLMKWMWGDNAGKDNDWGYDWLPKWDKMYDVLHMAELMYQGKMNGFIVQGFNPLASFPDAAKVTEAFSKLKYMVIIDPIATETSTFWQNHGDAHDVDPAKIQTTVFRLPSTCFAEEDGSIVNSARWLQWHWKGAQPPGEARGDNEIIGELFVAIRDLYRKEGGKLADPILKVNWNYRNPKAPTPSELAMEMNGKALADLPDPADPSKTLVKKGEQLPGFAALQDDGRTACACWIFSGCWTQAGNQMARRDNTDTGLGNTPGWSWSWPANRRILYNRASCDPAGKPWDPARKLISWNGEKWVGGDVPDFKADAAPDSGMQPFIMNPEGVGRLFCADKLVDGPFPEHYEPMESPIGTNPLHPKVVSSPAVRLFDSDRKRLGTHKDFPYVGTTYRLTEHFQFWTKSVLLSAIAQPEQFVEIGEALAREKGIAQGDMVKVSSNRGFVKAKAVVTKRLMALKVNGQTVHQIGIPLHWGWEGVARPGYLTNALPPAVGDCNTQTPEYKAFLVKLEKL, from the coding sequence ATGCAAGTCACCCGACGTCAGCTGTTCAAGCTGACCGCGGCGCAGCTGGGCGCATCCAGCCTGGTCGCCATGGGCTTCGCGCCGCAACAGGCGCTGGCCGAAGTCCGCCAGTTCAAACTGTTGGGCGCGCGCGAAACCCGCAACACCTGTACCTACTGCTCCGTCGGCTGCGGCCTGATCCTGTACGGACTGGGCGACGGCGCCAAGAACGCCCACGGCGAGATCTACCACATCGAGGGCGACCCGGACCATCCGGTCAGCCGCGGCTCGCTCTGTCCCAAGGGCGCCGGCCTGCTGGATTTCATCCACAGCCCCAAGCGGCTGAAATATCCGGAAGTGCGCGAGCCGGGCAGCGGCGAATGGAAGCGCATCGGCTGGGACGAGGCGATTTCCCGCATCGCCCGGCTGATGAAGGATGACCGCGACGCGCACATCGTCGAGAAAAACGCCGCCGGCGTGCCGATCAACCGCTGGCTGTCCACCGCGATGCTGACCGCGTCGGCCGGCTCCAACGAAACCGGCATCATCTCGCAGAAATTCATCCGCAGCCTGGGCATCGTCGCCACCGACGCCCAGGCCCGCGTCTGCCACGGCCCGACCGTGTCGGCGCTGGCCTCCACCTTCGGCCGCGGCGCGATGACCAACAGCTGGGTGGACATCAAGAACGCCGACTTCATCCTGGTGATGGGCGGCAACGCCGCCGAGGCCCACCCGGTGGGCTTCAAATGGGCGATAGAGGCGAAGAAGACCCGCGGCACGCGGCTGATCGTGGTGGACCCGCGCTACAACCGCACCGCCTCGGTGTCCGACCTCTACCTGCCGATCCGCGTCGGCTCGGACATCGCCTTCCTCGGCGGCGTGATCAACTGGCTGATCCAGCACGACAAAATCCACTGGGACTACGTCAAGGCCTACACCAACGCCGCGCTGATCGTCCGCGACGACTACCGCTTCGACGAAGGCCTGTTCTCCGGCTACGACGCCGCCAAGGGCAAGTACGACAAGAGCAGCTGGAACTACGAGCTGGGCGACGACGGCTACGCCAAGACCGACCCTTCGCTGCAACACCCGCGCTGTGTCTGGCAGCTGTTGAAGCAGCACTATTCGCGCTACACGCCGGAAATGGTCAACACCATCTGCGGCACGCCGGTGGACGGCTTCCTGCAGGTATGCAAGGAGCTGGGCGAGACCGCCCGCCCGGACAAGGCCGGCACCATCCTCTACGCGCTGGGCTGGACCCAGCACACCACCGGCTCGCAGAACATCCGCACCATGGCGATGATCCAGCTCCTGCTCGGCAACATCGGCATGCCCGGCGGCGGCGTCAACGCGCTGCGCGGCCACTCCAACATCCAGGGCCTGTCCGACCTGGGCCTGCTGTCCACCCAGCTGCCCGGCTACCTGACGCTGCCGAGCGAAGCCGACCACCCGGACCTGGCGACCTATCTGGCCAAGACCACGCCCAAGGCCCTGCAGGCGAACCAGTTCAACTACTGGAGCAACACCCCCAAGTTCTTCGTCAGCCTGATGAAGTGGATGTGGGGCGACAACGCGGGCAAGGACAACGACTGGGGCTACGACTGGCTGCCCAAGTGGGACAAGATGTACGACGTGCTGCACATGGCCGAGCTGATGTACCAGGGCAAGATGAACGGCTTCATCGTGCAGGGCTTCAACCCGCTGGCCAGCTTCCCGGACGCCGCCAAAGTGACCGAGGCCTTCTCCAAGCTCAAGTACATGGTGATCATCGACCCGATCGCCACCGAGACCTCCACCTTCTGGCAGAACCACGGCGACGCGCACGACGTCGATCCGGCCAAGATCCAGACCACGGTGTTCCGGCTGCCGTCCACCTGTTTCGCCGAAGAGGACGGCTCCATCGTCAACTCCGCGCGCTGGCTGCAATGGCACTGGAAAGGCGCCCAGCCGCCGGGCGAGGCCAGGGGCGACAACGAGATCATCGGCGAGCTGTTCGTCGCCATCCGCGACCTTTACCGCAAGGAAGGCGGCAAGCTGGCCGATCCCATCCTCAAGGTCAACTGGAACTACCGCAATCCGAAGGCCCCGACGCCCAGCGAGCTGGCGATGGAAATGAACGGCAAGGCGCTGGCCGACTTGCCGGACCCGGCCGACCCAAGCAAGACACTGGTGAAGAAGGGCGAGCAGCTACCCGGCTTCGCCGCGCTGCAGGACGACGGCCGCACCGCCTGCGCCTGCTGGATTTTCTCCGGCTGCTGGACCCAGGCCGGCAACCAGATGGCGCGGCGCGACAACACCGACACCGGCCTCGGCAACACGCCGGGCTGGTCGTGGTCATGGCCGGCCAACCGCCGCATCCTGTACAACCGCGCCTCCTGCGACCCGGCCGGCAAGCCGTGGGACCCCGCGCGCAAGCTGATCAGCTGGAACGGCGAGAAATGGGTGGGCGGCGACGTGCCGGACTTCAAGGCCGACGCCGCGCCGGACTCCGGCATGCAGCCCTTCATCATGAATCCCGAGGGCGTGGGCCGGCTGTTCTGCGCCGACAAGCTGGTGGACGGCCCCTTCCCCGAGCATTACGAGCCGATGGAAAGCCCGATCGGCACCAATCCGCTGCACCCCAAGGTGGTGTCCAGCCCGGCGGTGCGGCTGTTCGACAGCGACAGGAAGCGCCTGGGCACGCACAAAGACTTCCCCTATGTCGGGACCACTTACCGGCTGACCGAGCATTTCCAGTTCTGGACCAAGTCGGTGCTCTTGAGCGCCATCGCCCAGCCCGAGCAGTTTGTCGAGATCGGCGAAGCCTTGGCCCGCGAAAAAGGCATCGCCCAGGGCGACATGGTCAAGGTCAGCTCCAACCGCGGCTTCGTCAAGGCCAAGGCGGTGGTCACCAAGCGGCTGATGGCGCTGAAGGTCAACGGCCAGACCGTGCACCAGATCGGCATCCCGCTGCACTGGGGCTGGGAGGGTGTGGCGCGGCCGGGCTACCTGACCAATGCGCTGCCGCCCGCGGTCGGCGACTGCAACACCCAGACACCCGAGTACAAGGCCTTCCTGGTCAAGCTGGAAAAACTGTAA
- the rstA gene encoding two-component system response regulator RstA, translating to MTHRIVFVEDDADLAELISDFLSRHEMEVVIEPRGDTALDTIAREAPDLVLLDIMLPGKDGLSICRELRPKFDGPIIMLTSLDSDMNQILGLELGANDYILKTTPPSVLVARLRAQLRNLRPAQAAEALPAKGSRKAVFGQLSIDPVSRDVVLCGEKIPLSTSDFDLLWLLASHAGETLNRDLLLKEMRGVDYDGLDRSIDVAISRLRKKLGDNPSEPFRIKTVRNRGYLFSLSGWE from the coding sequence ATGACCCATCGCATCGTATTCGTCGAAGACGACGCCGACCTCGCCGAACTGATCAGCGATTTCCTGTCCCGCCACGAAATGGAAGTGGTGATCGAACCGCGCGGCGACACCGCGCTGGACACCATCGCCCGCGAAGCGCCGGACCTGGTGCTGCTGGACATCATGCTGCCGGGCAAGGACGGCCTGTCCATCTGCCGCGAACTGCGGCCCAAGTTCGACGGGCCCATCATCATGCTGACCTCGCTGGACAGCGACATGAACCAGATCCTGGGCCTGGAGCTCGGCGCCAACGACTACATCCTGAAAACCACGCCGCCGTCGGTGCTAGTGGCCAGGCTGCGCGCCCAGCTGCGCAACCTGCGGCCGGCCCAGGCCGCCGAGGCGCTGCCGGCCAAGGGCTCGCGCAAGGCGGTGTTCGGCCAGCTGTCGATCGATCCGGTCAGCCGCGACGTGGTGCTCTGCGGCGAAAAGATCCCGCTGTCCACCTCGGACTTCGACCTGCTGTGGCTGCTGGCCAGCCACGCCGGCGAGACGCTGAACCGCGACCTGCTGCTGAAGGAAATGCGCGGCGTCGACTACGACGGCCTGGACCGCAGCATAGACGTGGCCATCTCCCGCCTGCGCAAGAAACTGGGCGACAACCCCAGCGAGCCGTTC
- a CDS encoding formate dehydrogenase subunit gamma has protein sequence MKEKLLQRYSAAERINHWIVAICFVLLALSGLALFYPAFFWLTGVFGTPQLARMVHPFVGVLMFLGFFRQFFRYWRRNLINSQDIQWMLAVKDVLRGHETVEVGKYNGGQKAMFWIMTLCVAVMLVTGIIAWRQYFSGYFPIPVIRLALLLHAWAATALIASIIVHVYAALWVKGTIRAMVEGVVTHAWAKKHHPGWYKEMMGKK, from the coding sequence ATGAAGGAGAAACTGCTGCAGCGCTACAGCGCGGCGGAACGGATCAACCACTGGATCGTCGCCATCTGCTTCGTGCTGCTGGCGCTGTCCGGGCTGGCGCTGTTCTACCCGGCCTTCTTCTGGCTGACCGGCGTGTTCGGCACGCCGCAGCTGGCGCGGATGGTGCATCCCTTCGTCGGCGTGCTGATGTTCCTGGGCTTCTTCCGCCAGTTTTTCCGCTACTGGCGGCGCAACCTGATCAATAGCCAGGACATCCAGTGGATGCTGGCGGTGAAGGACGTGCTGCGCGGCCATGAGACCGTGGAAGTGGGCAAGTACAACGGCGGCCAGAAGGCGATGTTCTGGATCATGACCCTGTGCGTGGCCGTGATGCTGGTCACCGGCATCATCGCCTGGCGCCAGTACTTCTCCGGCTATTTCCCCATCCCGGTGATCCGGCTGGCGCTGCTGCTGCACGCCTGGGCCGCCACCGCGCTGATCGCCAGCATCATCGTCCACGTCTATGCCGCGCTGTGGGTGAAGGGCACGATACGGGCGATGGTGGAGGGCGTGGTCACCCACGCCTGGGCCAAGAAGCATCATCCGGGCTGGTATAAGGAAATGATGGGGAAGAAATAG